In the Kitasatospora terrestris genome, one interval contains:
- a CDS encoding ArsA-related P-loop ATPase, with translation MAGSSPTASSDPDWEGVRLHVVTGKGGTGKTTVAAALAIALAAQGRRTLLIEVEGRQGIAELFGIAALPYEERRVATVTPAQLGLPGRRHGEVHALAIDTELALLEYLEMFYKLGRAGKALQKVGFVDFATTIAPGVRDVLLTGKACEAARRKGQDGTPVYDAVVMDAPPTGRITRFLNVNSEVAGLARIGPIHSQAQAVMRVLRSPETTVHFVTLLEEMPVQETVDGIADLREAKLPVGGVLVNMVRPPVLDAAAVAAVDGDHREEVALALGEAGLGGRSRKPETVRAHVEPLLGPLLEQAREHAERVELEREQRADLQQLKLPTYELPLLGEGVDLAGLYRLAGELKRQGAA, from the coding sequence GTGGCAGGCAGCAGTCCGACGGCGTCGAGCGACCCGGACTGGGAGGGTGTCAGGCTGCACGTCGTCACCGGCAAGGGCGGTACCGGGAAGACGACGGTCGCGGCCGCACTGGCGATCGCGCTGGCGGCGCAGGGGCGCCGCACGCTGCTGATCGAGGTGGAGGGCCGGCAGGGCATCGCCGAGCTGTTCGGGATCGCCGCGCTGCCGTACGAGGAGCGCCGGGTGGCCACCGTGACCCCCGCGCAGCTGGGGCTGCCGGGCCGCCGGCACGGCGAGGTGCACGCGCTGGCGATCGACACCGAGCTGGCGCTGCTGGAGTACCTGGAGATGTTCTACAAGCTGGGCCGCGCCGGGAAGGCGCTGCAGAAGGTCGGCTTCGTGGACTTCGCGACGACGATCGCCCCGGGCGTGCGGGACGTGCTGCTCACCGGGAAGGCCTGCGAGGCGGCCCGGCGCAAGGGGCAGGACGGCACCCCGGTGTACGACGCGGTGGTGATGGACGCGCCGCCGACCGGCCGGATCACCCGCTTCCTCAACGTGAACTCGGAGGTCGCGGGGCTGGCCCGGATCGGGCCGATCCACTCCCAGGCGCAGGCGGTGATGCGGGTCCTGCGGTCGCCGGAGACCACGGTGCACTTCGTGACGCTGCTGGAGGAGATGCCGGTGCAGGAGACGGTGGACGGCATCGCGGACCTGCGCGAGGCGAAACTGCCGGTCGGCGGCGTGCTGGTGAACATGGTCCGCCCGCCGGTGCTGGACGCCGCGGCAGTGGCGGCGGTGGACGGCGACCACCGCGAGGAGGTCGCGCTGGCGCTCGGCGAGGCCGGGCTGGGCGGCCGCTCCCGCAAGCCGGAGACGGTCCGGGCGCACGTCGAGCCGCTGCTCGGACCGCTGCTGGAGCAGGCCAGGGAGCACGCCGAGCGGGTCGAGCTGGAGCGCGAGCAGCGCGCCGACCTGCAGCAGCTGAAGCTGCCGACGTACGAACTGCCGCTGCTCGGCGAGGGCGTGGACCTGGCCGGGCTGTACCGGCTGGCGGGCGAGCTCAAGCGGCAGGGGGCGGCATGA
- a CDS encoding ArsA family ATPase, translating to MTARLEVDALIDDPATRIVVCCGSGGVGKTTTAAAIGLRAAERGRKVVVLTIDPARRLAQSMGLSELDNTPRLVKDVAGKGELQAMMLDMKRTFDEVVLAHAEPERARAIMENPFYQSLSAGFAGTQEYMAMEKLGQLRAEDRWDLIVVDTPPSRSALDFLDAPSRLGSFLDGKVIRLLTAPAKVGGRSAMKFLNVGMGLITGTLGKIFGAQLLTDVQTFVSAMDSMFGGFRERADRTYQLLKAEGTAFLVVAAPERDALREAAYFVDRLAADEMPLAGLVLNRVHSTGAPQLTAERALAAAEALEENGAQTSTPAAETLAAGLLRLHAERMQIMARERRTRDRFASVYPDVPIVEVPALPGDVHDLDGLRAVGDRLGG from the coding sequence ATGACGGCCAGGCTGGAGGTCGACGCGCTGATCGACGACCCGGCGACCCGGATCGTGGTGTGCTGCGGCTCGGGCGGCGTGGGCAAGACCACCACTGCCGCGGCGATCGGGCTGCGCGCCGCCGAGCGCGGCCGCAAGGTGGTCGTGCTGACCATCGACCCGGCCCGCCGGCTCGCCCAGTCGATGGGCCTGAGCGAGCTGGACAACACCCCGCGGCTGGTGAAGGACGTGGCCGGCAAGGGCGAACTGCAGGCCATGATGCTGGACATGAAGCGGACCTTCGACGAGGTCGTGCTGGCCCACGCCGAGCCCGAGCGGGCCAGGGCGATCATGGAGAACCCGTTCTACCAGTCCCTGTCGGCCGGCTTCGCCGGCACGCAGGAGTACATGGCGATGGAGAAGCTGGGGCAGCTGCGCGCCGAGGACCGCTGGGACCTGATCGTGGTCGACACCCCGCCCTCGCGCTCCGCGCTGGACTTCCTGGACGCGCCGAGCCGGCTGGGCTCCTTCCTCGACGGGAAGGTGATCCGGCTGCTGACCGCCCCGGCCAAGGTCGGCGGGCGGTCCGCGATGAAGTTCCTGAACGTCGGGATGGGCCTGATCACCGGCACCCTGGGCAAGATCTTCGGCGCCCAGCTGCTGACCGACGTGCAGACCTTCGTCTCCGCCATGGACTCGATGTTCGGCGGCTTCCGCGAGCGCGCCGACCGCACGTACCAGCTGCTGAAGGCGGAGGGCACCGCCTTCCTGGTGGTGGCGGCGCCCGAGCGGGACGCGCTGCGCGAGGCGGCGTACTTCGTCGACCGGCTGGCGGCGGACGAGATGCCGCTGGCCGGCCTGGTGCTCAACCGGGTGCACTCGACCGGAGCCCCCCAGCTCACGGCCGAGCGCGCCCTGGCTGCCGCCGAGGCGCTGGAGGAGAACGGCGCCCAGACCTCGACCCCGGCGGCCGAGACGCTGGCCGCCGGACTGCTGCGGCTGCACGCCGAGCGGATGCAGATCATGGCCCGGGAGCGACGCACCAGGGACCGCTTCGCCTCGGTCTACCCGGACGTCCCGATCGTCGAGGTGCCCGCGCTGCCCGGGGACGTCCACGACCTGGACGGCCTGCGGGCGGTCGGCGACCGCCTCGGCGGTTGA
- a CDS encoding WhiB family transcriptional regulator, translating to MGWVDDWSAQAACRTSDPDELFVQGAAQNRAKAVCSGCPVRTECLADALDNRVEFGVWGGMTERERRALLRRRPTVGSWRRLLETARTEYEESLATGVVLRDYAQAG from the coding sequence ATGGGCTGGGTGGATGACTGGAGCGCACAGGCGGCCTGCCGCACGAGCGATCCGGACGAATTGTTCGTACAGGGGGCGGCGCAGAACCGCGCCAAGGCGGTGTGCAGCGGGTGCCCGGTGCGCACCGAGTGCCTCGCCGACGCACTGGACAACCGGGTGGAGTTCGGGGTCTGGGGCGGAATGACCGAGCGCGAGCGCCGGGCGCTGCTGCGCCGCCGGCCGACGGTCGGCTCGTGGCGCCGACTGCTGGAGACCGCTCGCACGGAGTACGAGGAGTCGCTGGCCACGGGTGTGGTCCTGCGGGACTACGCGCAGGCGGGCTGA
- a CDS encoding IS701 family transposase — MRTLTRPGEPLAGESTDEISAYCQDLFAPLARSDQRRWGEVYLRGLLHASGRRTPSNISEQVLGRRTAQPIQQFVNHSTWESGWIRRQLAEAYTAAAAPRAWAFDEVAFPKNGTRSVGVARQFASTARRTINCQLALATSLVHPQSCLPVNWHLMLPRHWDDDEDLRDRAHVPHHERHRPRWHYLLDSVDELLQDWDLPQAPVLADWTMESQVEPLLLGLEDRGLGYLLEVGAASHIPVGRHPVRVGVHHRAPHTRTVAEVAHALLDRAHREVIAWRDAPAANVRRSQFLAVRLPGGPAAPGDRRAAGGRVRHLIAEWPFGRPKPRTYWLTNLPAEQLAETVALAELRHHSARGCERLHREYGLGDFEGRSFRGWHHHVTLVSAARGFHTLQELGEQAEAC, encoded by the coding sequence GTGCGCACACTGACGCGGCCCGGCGAACCGCTCGCTGGAGAGAGTACGGACGAGATCTCCGCGTACTGCCAGGACCTGTTCGCCCCGCTGGCCCGCTCGGACCAGCGCCGCTGGGGCGAGGTGTACCTGCGCGGCCTGCTGCACGCCTCGGGCCGCCGCACCCCCAGCAACATCTCCGAGCAGGTGCTCGGCCGGCGGACCGCCCAGCCCATCCAGCAGTTCGTCAACCACAGTACGTGGGAGTCGGGTTGGATCCGCCGGCAGCTCGCCGAGGCCTACACCGCGGCCGCCGCGCCGCGGGCCTGGGCCTTCGACGAGGTCGCCTTCCCCAAGAACGGCACCCGCTCGGTGGGCGTCGCCCGGCAGTTCGCCTCCACCGCGCGGCGGACCATCAACTGCCAGCTGGCGCTCGCCACCTCACTGGTCCACCCGCAGTCCTGCCTGCCGGTCAACTGGCACCTGATGCTGCCCCGGCACTGGGACGACGACGAGGACCTGCGCGACCGCGCCCACGTCCCGCACCACGAGCGGCACCGGCCGCGCTGGCACTACCTGCTCGACTCGGTCGACGAACTGCTCCAGGACTGGGACCTGCCCCAGGCCCCGGTGCTCGCCGACTGGACCATGGAGTCCCAGGTCGAACCGCTGCTGCTGGGCCTGGAGGACCGCGGCCTCGGCTACCTGCTGGAGGTCGGCGCGGCCAGCCACATCCCGGTCGGACGGCACCCGGTCCGGGTCGGCGTGCACCACCGCGCGCCGCACACCCGCACCGTCGCCGAGGTCGCGCACGCCCTGCTCGACCGGGCCCACCGCGAGGTGATCGCCTGGCGCGACGCACCGGCCGCCAACGTCCGGCGCTCCCAGTTCCTCGCCGTCCGGCTGCCCGGCGGCCCCGCCGCCCCCGGCGACCGGCGCGCGGCCGGCGGCCGGGTCCGGCACCTGATCGCCGAGTGGCCGTTCGGCCGGCCCAAGCCGCGCACCTACTGGCTGACCAACCTGCCCGCCGAGCAGCTCGCCGAGACCGTAGCGCTGGCCGAGCTGCGCCACCACTCGGCCCGCGGCTGCGAACGCCTGCACCGCGAGTACGGCCTCGGCGACTTCGAGGGCCGCTCCTTCCGGGGCTGGCACCACCACGTCACCCTGGTCTCCGCCGCCCGCGGCTTCCACACCCTGCAGGAGCTCGGTGAGCAGGCCGAGGCCTGCTGA
- a CDS encoding RidA family protein, which translates to MSKVEEKLAELGLTLPEVAAPVAAYVPAVRTGEYVFTSGQLPMVAGKLPSTGKVGAEVTAEEAKQLAQICALNALAAIKSVIGDLDEVEQVVKVVGFVASAPDFTGQPGVINGASELLGAALGAAGVHARSAVGVAVLPLDAPVEVELQVRVRS; encoded by the coding sequence ATGAGCAAGGTCGAGGAGAAGCTCGCCGAGCTCGGGCTCACCCTGCCGGAGGTCGCGGCGCCGGTCGCCGCGTACGTGCCGGCCGTGCGCACCGGCGAGTACGTGTTCACCTCCGGCCAGCTGCCGATGGTCGCCGGCAAGCTGCCGAGCACCGGCAAGGTCGGCGCCGAGGTCACCGCGGAGGAGGCCAAGCAGCTCGCCCAGATCTGCGCGCTGAACGCGCTCGCCGCGATCAAGTCCGTGATCGGTGACCTGGACGAGGTCGAGCAGGTCGTGAAGGTGGTCGGCTTCGTCGCCTCCGCCCCCGACTTCACCGGCCAGCCCGGTGTGATCAACGGTGCCAGCGAGCTGCTGGGCGCCGCGCTCGGTGCCGCCGGCGTGCACGCCCGCAGCGCGGTCGGCGTCGCCGTCCTCCCCCTCGACGCCCCCGTCGAGGTCGAGCTCCAGGTCCGCGTCCGGAGCTGA
- a CDS encoding MBL fold metallo-hydrolase: MAGLLPGDPADTVGGAATPRALCVLAPNPSPMTLDGTNTWLLSEPGSDLAVVIDPGPLDEGHLRRVVRTAEEQGKRIALTLLTHGHHDHAEGAARFAELTGTPVRALDPAHRLGDEGLHGGQRIEVGGLDLRVVATPGHTSDSLTFHLPADGAILTGDTVLGRGTTMVAHPDGRLGDYLDSLRRLHTMASEHSVRTVLPGHGPVLADALGAVDYYLAHRAGRLAQVETAVEAGCRTAAEVVARVYADVDPALWPAAELSVRAQLTYLEDHGLI; this comes from the coding sequence ATGGCCGGTCTCCTTCCCGGTGACCCCGCCGACACCGTCGGCGGGGCCGCCACCCCCCGCGCGCTGTGCGTCCTCGCGCCCAATCCGTCGCCGATGACGCTCGACGGGACGAACACCTGGCTGCTCTCCGAGCCCGGCTCGGACCTGGCCGTGGTGATCGACCCGGGTCCGCTGGACGAGGGGCACCTGCGCCGGGTGGTGCGGACCGCCGAGGAGCAGGGCAAGCGGATCGCCCTGACCCTGCTCACGCACGGGCACCACGACCACGCCGAGGGCGCGGCGCGGTTCGCCGAGCTGACCGGGACGCCGGTGCGCGCGCTCGACCCCGCGCACCGGCTGGGTGACGAGGGGCTGCACGGCGGCCAGCGGATCGAGGTCGGCGGCCTCGACCTGCGGGTGGTCGCCACCCCGGGGCACACCTCGGACTCGCTGACCTTCCACCTGCCGGCGGACGGCGCGATCCTCACCGGTGACACCGTGCTGGGGCGCGGCACCACGATGGTGGCCCACCCGGACGGGCGGCTCGGCGACTACCTGGACTCGCTGCGGCGGCTGCACACCATGGCGTCCGAGCACAGTGTCCGGACGGTGCTGCCCGGCCACGGGCCGGTGCTCGCGGACGCGCTCGGCGCCGTCGACTACTACCTGGCGCACCGGGCCGGCCGGCTGGCCCAGGTGGAGACCGCGGTGGAGGCCGGCTGCCGGACCGCCGCCGAAGTGGTCGCCCGGGTCTACGCGGACGTGGACCCGGCGCTCTGGCCGGCGGCCGAACTCTCGGTCCGGGCCCAGCTCACGTACCTCGAGGACCACGGCCTGATCTGA
- a CDS encoding NUDIX hydrolase, with amino-acid sequence MDHPPLPMPPGWPARIRALAAGELTPPTPKPSATVVLLREGAEGPEAYLLRRRTSMAFAAGMYAYPGGGVDPRDAGAAPAWAGPSPAEWAERLGTDPATATAVVCAAVRETFEEAGVLLAGPDADGVVEPRDWTAERAALEAHELSFAEFLTEHGLVLRSDLLGGWARWVTPEFEERRFDTWFFVAALPSGQSAASTVGEADRVAWLSPAEAVAGYAEGRYGMLPPTVSVLRELVAVRSPQDALAAARSRTVRPVLGRAEVAGDRMTVRWPGYEELTIDGEFPI; translated from the coding sequence ATGGATCACCCTCCGCTCCCCATGCCCCCCGGCTGGCCTGCCCGGATCCGGGCGCTCGCGGCCGGCGAGCTGACCCCGCCGACCCCGAAGCCGTCGGCCACCGTGGTGCTGCTGCGCGAGGGCGCCGAGGGCCCCGAGGCGTACCTGCTGCGCCGCCGCACCTCGATGGCGTTCGCCGCCGGCATGTACGCCTACCCCGGCGGCGGTGTCGACCCGCGGGACGCCGGGGCGGCTCCCGCGTGGGCGGGCCCGAGCCCCGCCGAGTGGGCCGAGCGGCTGGGCACCGACCCGGCGACCGCGACCGCCGTGGTGTGCGCCGCCGTCCGCGAGACCTTCGAGGAGGCCGGCGTCCTGCTGGCCGGACCGGACGCCGACGGTGTGGTCGAACCGCGCGACTGGACGGCCGAGCGGGCCGCGCTGGAGGCGCACGAGCTGTCCTTCGCCGAGTTCCTGACCGAGCACGGGCTGGTGCTGCGCAGCGACCTGCTGGGCGGGTGGGCGCGCTGGGTGACGCCGGAGTTCGAGGAGCGCCGGTTCGACACCTGGTTCTTCGTGGCGGCGCTGCCGTCCGGGCAGTCGGCGGCCTCGACCGTCGGCGAGGCGGACCGGGTGGCGTGGCTGTCCCCGGCGGAGGCGGTCGCGGGCTACGCGGAGGGCCGGTACGGGATGCTGCCGCCGACCGTCTCGGTGCTGCGGGAGCTGGTCGCGGTCCGTTCGCCGCAGGACGCGCTGGCCGCGGCCCGGTCCCGGACGGTGCGCCCGGTGCTCGGCCGGGCCGAGGTCGCCGGCGACCGTATGACGGTCCGGTGGCCGGGGTATGAGGAGCTGACCATCGACGGGGAGTTCCCGATCTGA
- a CDS encoding Crp/Fnr family transcriptional regulator, with amino-acid sequence MDDVLRRAALFAALDDDQAAELRASMTEVTLARGESLFHEGDPGDRLYVVVEGKVKLHRASPDGRENMLAVLGPSEMIGELSLFDPGPRTATATALTECKLLGLGHGDLLPLLHARPEVSIALLRAIARRLRRTNDVMSDLVFSDVPGRVAKALLDLSRRFGVQSDEGIHVAHDLTQEELAQLVGASRETVNKALADFAGRGWLKLEARAVVLMDVERLSRRSR; translated from the coding sequence GTGGACGACGTTCTGCGGCGCGCCGCGCTGTTCGCGGCTCTCGACGACGACCAGGCTGCCGAGCTGCGGGCTTCCATGACCGAGGTGACCCTCGCCCGCGGTGAGTCGCTGTTCCACGAGGGCGACCCGGGTGACCGCCTGTACGTCGTCGTCGAAGGCAAGGTCAAGCTCCACCGGGCCTCGCCCGACGGCCGCGAGAACATGCTCGCGGTGCTCGGCCCCAGCGAGATGATCGGCGAACTGTCGCTGTTCGACCCGGGCCCGCGCACCGCGACCGCCACCGCCCTGACCGAGTGCAAGCTGCTCGGCCTCGGCCACGGCGACCTGCTCCCGCTGCTGCACGCCCGGCCCGAGGTGTCCATCGCCCTGCTGCGCGCCATCGCCCGACGGCTCCGCCGGACCAACGACGTGATGTCCGACCTGGTCTTCTCGGACGTGCCGGGCCGCGTCGCCAAGGCGCTGCTCGACCTGTCGCGCCGCTTCGGCGTCCAGTCCGACGAGGGCATCCACGTCGCCCACGACCTCACCCAGGAGGAGCTCGCCCAGCTGGTCGGCGCCTCCCGCGAGACGGTCAACAAGGCGCTCGCCGACTTCGCCGGTCGCGGCTGGCTCAAGCTGGAGGCCCGCGCCGTCGTCCTGATGGACGTCGAGCGCCTCTCCCGCCGCTCCCGCTAG